A genomic segment from Drosophila miranda strain MSH22 chromosome 3, D.miranda_PacBio2.1, whole genome shotgun sequence encodes:
- the LOC117187963 gene encoding uncharacterized protein LOC117187963: protein MFLLKNTTRRATTVMQDLCKPTPSLFSACNAIRKLDTLYGGEGCEDCVDSYPVLSVRKDLKRMEPPDTARVPEACWQSLRRTEYKCRTDPEFTVDSFITERMKCLADRCAFAFPRRDLKYYRPGDKLRRKYQRTWVECVLKRRKRKAKCILKPINIKRRMRRKPKSSTVCKMVPCNAGAPKLDLMTCTKSMGGPCPKITMPFCKAVHGSTRCKIGARGPGNCRKRLTKYPSFSECLIDPLPEAPPTECNCLQRPSMCSVWEYYRNRKS, encoded by the coding sequence ATGTTTCTCTTAAAGAATACCACGAGGAGGGCGACAACGGTGATGCAGGACCTGTGCAAGCCGACCCCCAGCTTGTTCTCGGCTTGCAACGCCATTAGGAAATTGGACACACTGTACGGGGGCGAAGGCTGCGAGGATTGCGTGGATAGCTACCCCGTGCTGTCGGTGCGGAAGGACCTCAAGCGGATGGAGCCCCCCGACACCGCGAGGGTGCCCGAGGCCTGCTGGCAGTCCCTGCGCCGCACCGAGTACAAGTGTCGTACCGATCCGGAGTTCACAGTCGACTCTTTCATCACCGAGAGAATGAAGTGCCTGGCGGACCGGTGTGCCTTTGCGTTTCCCCGCAGGGACCTGAAGTACTACCGGCCTGGCGACAAGCTGCGTCGCAAGTACCAGCGCACATGGGTCGAGTGTGTGCTGAAGCGGCGCAAGCGTAAGGCCAAGTGCATCCTGAAGCCAATAAACATCAAGCGGCGCATGCGCAGGAAACCCAAGTCCTCGACCGTCTGCAAAATGGTTCCCTGCAACGCCGGGGCGCCCAAGCTGGACCTGATGACCTGCACCAAGTCGATGGGCGGGCCGTGCCCGAAAATAACGATGCCCTTCTGCAAGGCGGTACATGGTTCAACCAGGTGCAAGATTGGCGCACGCGGCCCGGGCAACTGCCGCAAGCGTTTGACTAAGTACCCGAGCTTCTCCGAGTGCTTGATCGATCCCTTGCCGGAGGCGCCACCCACCGAGTGCAACTGCCTTCAGCGGCCGTCCATGTGCTCCGTCTGGGAGTATTATCGTAACAGAAAGTCCTAG
- the LOC117187964 gene encoding uncharacterized protein LOC117187964 — protein MSVWHCVGSRTRAHHWPRFLGVLNKHRLYSKDHRPTPKCEGADSCSQIKDCDNSNFVKSDKAPAKDKFQFHHLIKLPPECCLNECVGAFPRFDECLYKESDKAKRNYQVTWVECPPIQIKPKKICCHEPGKRPPIARRKRKVKDECVEDKPCPSEGPCPKIESPGCRPVRDPTRCEITRVKADCVKVKAPYPAYSECRRPKPRRRPSVECHCRDVPPMCIVFKEMAKLERQGKTAGDCPPPKK, from the coding sequence ATGTCCGTGTGGCACTGTGTTGGGAGCAGGACCAGGGCCCATCATTGGCCCAGATTCCTGGGCGTCCTGAACAAGCACCGCCTGTACTCGAAGGACCACAGGCCGACTCCGAAGTGCGAGGGGGCGGATTCCTGCTCGCAGATCAAGGACTGCGACAACTCGAACTTCGTGAAGAGCGACAAGGCACCGGCGAAGGACAAGTTTCAGTTCCACCATCTGATCAAGCTGCCGCCGGAGTGCTGTCTGAATGAGTGCGTCGGCGCCTTTCCGCGCTTCGACGAGTGCCTCTACAAGGAGTCGGACAAGGCCAAGCGCAACTACCAGGTCACCTGGGTGGAGTGCCCCCCCATTCAGATCAAGCCCAAGAAGATCTGCTGCCACGAGCCGGGGAAGCGGCCGCCCATTGCCCGTCGCAAGCGCAAGGTGAAGGACGAGTGCGTCGAGGACAAGCCCTGCCCCTCGGAGGGACCGTGCCCAAAGATAGAAAGTCCCGGATGTCGGCCCGTTAGGGATCCCACGCGCTGCGAAATCACACGCGTCAAAGCAGACTGCGTCAAGGTGAAGGCCCCCTATCCGGCCTACTCCGAGTGCCGACGACCCAAGCCGCGTCGCAGGCCCAGTGTCGAGTGCCACTGCCGGGACGTTCCGCCCATGTGCATAGTCTTCAAGGAAATGGCCAAGCTCGAGAGGCAGGGCAAAACGGCTGGAGATTGCCCGCCGCCAAAGAAATGA
- the LOC108160340 gene encoding uncharacterized protein LOC108160340: MFRLLRQTTQQVAKGGLMWLQRATALRAPVRSFGDDDCKPDVCVDKPVETRCGPPSLRKPCEITPEKKEEPKDLPKPPKPFKSMWDIEGCPPIVCQLPSRYDIKYYRVSDKEKRKYQVTWNDCPRMVVKPRKVCLYETMVRPKPCRRKRKVNPKEGAPPMQNSLECIKKEDSNCRRITMPCCKPARIPPTCKAALKGLSGCKKRNAPYPSFSECKKGDLLELPPTECKCLEAFAMCEAWAVLRRRLALGKGPAKKCGEA; the protein is encoded by the coding sequence ATGTTCCGGCTTTTGAGGCAAACGACGCAGCAGGTCGCAAAAGGCGGACTAATGTGGTTGCAGCGGGCTACGGCGCTGAGAGCTCCAGTGCGGAGCTTCGGGGATGACGATTGCAAGCCGGACGTCTGTGTGGATAAGCCGGTGGAAACCAGGTGCGGACCCCCATCCCTGCGGAAGCCGTGTGAGATCACGCCGGAGAAGAAGGAGGAGCCGAAGGATCTTCCCAAGCCGCCCAAGCCCTTTAAGTCGATGTGGGATATTGAGGGCTGCCCGCCGATTGTCTGCCAGCTTCCTTCCCGATACGACATCAAGTACTATCGAGTATCGGACAAGGAAAAACGCAAGTACCAGGTCACCTGGAACGACTGCCCCCGCATGGTGGTGAAGCCCAGGAAGGTCTGTCTCTACGAGACGATGGTCCGCCCGAAGCCCTGTCGGCGCAAGCGCAAGGTGAATCCCAAGGAGGGTGCACCCCCGATGCAGAACTCCTTGGAGTGCATCAAGAAGGAGGACAGCAACTGCCGCCGAATTACGATGCCCTGCTGCAAGCCAGCCCGCATTCCGCCCACATGCAAGGCCGCACTCAAGGGGCTGTCCGGCTGCAAGAAGCGAAATGCTCCGTACCCCAGCTTCTCCGAGTGCAAGAAGGGCGATCTGCTTGAACTACCTCCCACCGAGTGCAAATGCCTCGAGGCCTTCGCCATGTGCGAGGCCTGGGCCGTTCTGAGGCGTCGCCTAGCCCTTGGTAAAGGACCTGCTAAGAAGTGCGGGGAGGCCTAA
- the LOC117187965 gene encoding uncharacterized protein LOC117187965, whose protein sequence is MMLMGSAWQMLQMISTSSRCFHRAAEIKMIHPLDHRSSIDCRSKPFKEHICSRPSNEFCVGRSISTLLCDQFKKMSGVETAPPKCRTELMWKTLPKSCNKCDDRFDVLFYQASDKFRPFQRTWWECCPRLVPKLVCRWADAIPPQVKRRKNKAAKGCTSLAMPSCRARLVPPKCSSWRPCKKIKCPFPSYSECLRGGLIPERPHECRCLERYPICFANLFARKPRSIYPCQRS, encoded by the coding sequence ATGATGCTAATGGGTTCGGCCTGGCAGATGCTCCAAATGATCTCCACTTCCAGCAGATGCTTCCATCGAGCCGCTGAGATCAAAATGATCCACCCCCTTGACCATCGCAGTTCAATCGATTGCAGATCCAAGCCATTCAAGGAGCACATTTGCAGTCGACCCTCCAACGAGTTCTGTGTGGGGAGGAGCATTTCCACGTTGTTGTGCGACCAGTTCAAGAAGATGTCGGGGGTTGAGACAGCGCCACCGAAGTGCCGCACAGAGCTCATGTGGAAAACTCTGCCCAAGTCCTGCAACAAGTGCGACGACCGCTTCGACGTGTTGTTCTACCAGGCGTCGGATAAATTCCGCCCTTTCCAGCGCACCTGGTGGGAGTGTTGTCCCCGCCTGGTGCCCAAGCTAGTCTGCCGCTGGGCCGATGCCATTCCGCCACAGGTGAAGCGCCGCAAGAACAAGGCGGCCAAGGGCTGCACCAGCCTAGCAATGCCAAGCTGTAGGGCGCGACTGGTGCCGCCCAAGTGCTCGTCTTGGAGGCCGTGCAAGAAGATCAAATGTCCGTTTCCCAGCTACTCAGAGTGCCTACGCGGTGGTCTCATACCGGAGCGTCCACACGAGTGCCGCTGCCTGGAGCGTTACCCGATCTGCTTTGCCAACCTGTTCGCCAGGAAGCCAAGGAGCATCTATCCGTGCCAGCGATCGTAA